In Arachis hypogaea cultivar Tifrunner chromosome 17, arahy.Tifrunner.gnm2.J5K5, whole genome shotgun sequence, a single window of DNA contains:
- the LOC112764415 gene encoding MAG2-interacting protein 2 isoform X3 yields MIVFNCQLINGVRAGSGSISSGAADKIQLARSEIWNARECLNLYPNSANVKAEADIIDALTVKLPNLGVNILPMQFRQIKDPMEIVKMAITSPTGAYFHVDELIEVARLLGLRSANEIAAVEEAIAREAAVSDSPYKME; encoded by the exons ATGATCGTCTTCAATTGTCAACTAATTAATGGA GTTCGAGCTGGTTCTGGTAGTATTTCTTCTGGGGCTGCTGACAAAATTCAGCTGGCTCGTTCTGAG ATCTGGAATGCTAGAGAATGCCTTAACCTATATCCAAATAGTGCAAATGTCAAGGCAGAGGCAGATATTATTGATGCACTTACAGTTAAGCTTCCCAACCTTGGGGTGAACATTCTGCCCATGCAATTCAGGCAAATAAAAGATCCTATGGAGATTGTGAAAATGGCAATCACAAGTCCAACTGGAGCATATTTTCATGTTGATGAACTTATTGAAGTTGCTAGACTTCTTGGCCTGAGGTCTGCAAATGAAATAGCAGCTGTTGAGGAAGCTATTGCTAGAGAAGCTGCAGTTTCAG ATTCTCCTTACAAGATGGAGTAA
- the LOC112764415 gene encoding MAG2-interacting protein 2 isoform X2 — MLQLNSALINAFMTELEPDSPVIQVRAGSGSISSGAADKIQLARSEIWNARECLNLYPNSANVKAEADIIDALTVKLPNLGVNILPMQFRQIKDPMEIVKMAITSPTGAYFHVDELIEVARLLGLRSANEIAAVEEAIAREAAVSDSPYKME; from the exons ATGCTTCAACTAAATTCTGCCCTTATCAATGCTTTTATGACAGAACTGGAACCTGATTCTCCGGTTATCCAG GTTCGAGCTGGTTCTGGTAGTATTTCTTCTGGGGCTGCTGACAAAATTCAGCTGGCTCGTTCTGAG ATCTGGAATGCTAGAGAATGCCTTAACCTATATCCAAATAGTGCAAATGTCAAGGCAGAGGCAGATATTATTGATGCACTTACAGTTAAGCTTCCCAACCTTGGGGTGAACATTCTGCCCATGCAATTCAGGCAAATAAAAGATCCTATGGAGATTGTGAAAATGGCAATCACAAGTCCAACTGGAGCATATTTTCATGTTGATGAACTTATTGAAGTTGCTAGACTTCTTGGCCTGAGGTCTGCAAATGAAATAGCAGCTGTTGAGGAAGCTATTGCTAGAGAAGCTGCAGTTTCAG ATTCTCCTTACAAGATGGAGTAA
- the LOC112766945 gene encoding sugar transport protein 5 — translation MHNKEKVIKSHARLTLYIYSFFLHLLKALDKSREVDKRNILMAAGGFAIDASANGFDGRITFSVVITCIVAASGGLIFGYDIGISGGVTTMRPFLEKFFPAILRKAASAETNVYCVYDSQVLTLFTSSLYLAGLVSSLLASRVTTALGRRNTMILGGCIFFAGGVINGSAENIVMLILGRILLGFGVGFTNQATPVYLSEIAPPKWRGAFNTGFQFFIGVGVVAANLINYFTANHSWGWRLSLGLAAVPATFMTVGAFLIPDTPSSLVERGKIDQARQALQKVRGHTTNVGPELEELIRFSKTAMMDQERFVTIFERQYRPQLVMAFAVPLSQQLTGINIVAFYAPNLFQSVGFGNRSALLSAVILGLVNLGSILVSASIVDRFGRRFLFIAGGIQMLLCMTAVGVVLALVSGVEGTESISKGNTILILVLLCFYAAGFGWSWGPLCWLIPSEIFPLKIRSPGQSIAVAVQLLTVFILSQTFLRMLCHFKFGTFLFYAAWIALITIFIILFMPETKGIPLDSMYIIWGKHWYWRRFVVEPQVNQ, via the exons ATGCACAATAAAGAGAAAGTAATAAAGTCGCATGCGCGCCTCACCCTCTATATATACAGTTTCTTTCTGCACTTATTGAAAGCCTTAGACAAGAGTAGAGAAGTAGATAAACGAAATATATTAATGGCAGCAGGGGGATTCGCCATTGATGCTTCGGCTAACGGATTCGATGGTAGGATCACATTCTCCGTTGTCATCACTTGTATTGTTGCTGCATCCGGTGGACTCATTTTTGGATATGACATTGGGATTTCGg GAGGTGTAACAACTATGAGACCGTTTcttgaaaaattctttccagcaaTACTTAGAAAAGCTGCTAGTGCGGAAACAAACGTATACTGCGTGTATGATAGTCAAGTATTGACATTGTTCACGTCCTCCCTCTACCTGGCGGGGCTGGTGTCGTCTCTTCTAGCTAGCCGAGTCACCACGGCATTGGGCCGGAGAAACACCATGATCTTGGGTGGTTGTATCTTCTTCGCCGGTGGGGTCATTAATGGTAGCGCTGAAAATATCGTCATGCTCATATTGGGTCGCATCTTGTTAGGCTTTGGAGTTGGTTTTACTAATCAA GCCACTCCAGTGTACCTGTCTGAAATTGCACCACCTAAATGGCGAGGTGCCTTCAACACAGGCTTCCAATTCTTCATCGGAGTCGGCGTGGTGGCCGCGAACCTTATAAACTACTTCACAGCAAACCACTCGTGGGGCTGGCGACTCTCTCTCGGCCTCGCCGCCGTCCCAGCCACCTTCATGACTGTCGGAGCATTCCTCATCCCCGACACCCCGAGCAGCTTAGTAGAACGTGGCAAAATAGACCAAGCACGACAAGCGTTACAGAAAGTAAGAGGCCACACAACAAATGTGGGACCCGAACTAGAAGAACTGATTCGGTTTTCGAAAACCGCCATGATGGATCAAGAGAGATTCGTAACCATATTTGAGAGGCAGTATAGGCCTCAGCTGGTTATGGCTTTTGCTGTGCCATTGTCTCAGCAACTTACTGGGATCAATATCGTTGCATTCTATGCGCCTAATTTGTTTCAGTCTGTGGGATTTGGTAACCGCTCCGCTTTGCTTTCAGCTGTTATATTGGGACTCGTCAACCTTGGTTCCATACTGGTGTCTGCTTCCATTGTTGACCGATTTGGTCGCAGATTCTTGTTCATTGCTGGTGGTATTCAAATGCTTCTCTGCATG ACTGCAGTGGGTGTGGTGTTAGCACTAGTGAGTGGCGTTGAAGGCACAGAAAGCATTTCGAAGGGGAACACTATACTCATATTGGTGCTGCTCTGCTTCTACGCCGCAGGATTCGGTTGGTCATGGGGCCCCCTCTGCTGGCTGATTCCTAGTGAGATCTTCCCCTTAAAGATCAGGTCTCCTGGCCAAAGCATTGCCGTTGCAGTTCAGTTATTAACGGTCTTTATTTTATCCCAAACGTTCTTGAGAATGCTATGTCACTTTAAGTTTGGGACGTTCCTGTTCTATGCGGCTTGGATTGCACTGATTACTATCTTCATTATTCTGTTCATGCCTGAGACCAAGGGGATTCCGTTGGATTCCATGTATATCATATGGGGAAAACATTGGTATTGGCGTCGGTTCGTTGTTGAACCACAAGTTAATCAATAA